The Rosettibacter firmus genome contains the following window.
TTATAACCAGAACCAAGAGGATCTGCAGATGGATCTAAAAAAGCTGCTATTCTTTTCTGCTGGTGAGGTTTCAATAGTTTATAAGCATAATCAAAGAAAAAGCTCGCACCCAAATTGATAACAAAAACAATCGTGCTGTTAAAAATATCTTTTCTAAATAAAATCAGTGCAATTATAACACCCACAAGCGAAAGAACAAATGGCACTGTTCCAAACAACGACATAAATGTAACAATTCCCGGTGAAAGGACTACAAATAATCCAAACAAACTTATACCACTCCAGTAAATTAAGAAAAGAGTTATAAATGCAAAAACAATTGCAGTGCCTGTATCTGGTTCAAGCAAAATTAATATCACAGGTAAGAAACCAATTATTAATGCAATTCCAATATCTTTGATATTATTTATATCTCTATCATTATTTGTTAACCAATAAGATAATGCCAGTATAGTACCAATCTTGGCAAATTCAGAAGGTTGAAAACCTATAAAACCAAAACTAAGCCAGCTCTTAGAACCATAAACAGTTTTTCCCATTATTAAAACAAGTAAAAGAAGGAATATAGAAAAAATATATGCTGGTATTGTGAATTTCTTAAATGTTTGTTGTGGGAGAGAATACACAATAAAAAAAACAATCAATGATAAGACAACAAAAAAAAGTTGTTTTTGAAAATTTCCACTGGCAGTAGGATGATTAGCTGTAGAGCTATATATAGCTATTAAACCTATAGTAATAAGAAGAATTACAGGAATAAAAATTATTAAATCAAACTTATCATTGAGTTTATATTCAATTTTCATTTTTACTTTTCCTGAAATCACTCACTTTACTCAGATAACGTGGTTGTTCCATTTTAAATTTATCTTTTTTCAAATAAGCTTTAATTATATCCCGAGCTATAGGTGCAGCAGCTACACTTCCAAAACCAGCATTTTCTACGATTACCGCAATAGCTATTTTAGGATTCTTATAAGGTGCAAATCCAATAAAAATTGCATGGTCATTTCCATGTGGATTTTGAGCTGTTCCAGTTTTACCAGCTATTTCAATATCAGGCATTCGAATATTGGTTGCAGTTCCAGCTCCATTTACTACTTTATACATTGCTCTTCTTACAATATCAAAAGTATGCTTACTAATTCCTACATCAAAATATTCAGGTTTAATTTCTACATATCTACCAGTTTTAGTTTCTACATAACCTTTAAGAAAATGTGGTTTTGCTGTTTTACCATAATTAGCTAAAATTGCAGCATACTGAGCTAATTGGATTGGTGTAACACTCAATTCTCCCTGTCCAATACCCAAACTAACTAAAATTCCTTTTGGCCAGCGATCTTTTCCAAATACTTTATCATAAAATTCTTTGGTTGGAACAATTCCAGGAGATTCTTCGCTTATATCAACGCCGGTCTTTTTACCAAAGCCTAACTTTTTAGCATATTCAGACCACTTTTCAATTCCAATTTTAAGTGCTAATTGGTAGTAAAATGTGTTACAAGATTTTTCAATTGATGTTTCGATATCTACAGTACCATGAACATGAAGACATTTGAAAAATCGATTTCCAAATTGAAATCCTCCACCACAATATGTTCTATAATTTGTATCAATAATACCTTCTTCCAAAGCTGCCAATGCAGAAACCATTTTAAAAGTAGAACCAGGAGAATAAATTGACATAGTAGCACGATTAAATAAGGGTTTGTCCTTATCTAAATTTAATTTTTTCCATACTTCATTTGGTGTAACTGAAGCAAAATCTGCTAAATTGTATTGTGGTGAACTTAAAAAAGCAAGAATTTCACCAGTAGAAGGTTCAATTGCTACAACAGCACCACGTTTATCTACAAAAGCTGATTCTGCTACCATCTGGGCATCTTTATCTATAGATAAGATCAAATCATATCCTTTAATTGCAGGTTTATCAAGTTCACCATTTTTATAATTTCCAATAATTTTTTGTCTGGAATCAACAAGAACATATTTGACCCCTTTTTCACCACGCAAAAAATTTTCATATGTTTTTTCAAGTCCTACAAAGCCAATTTCATCACCCATCATATATTCATCTTTCTTTTTTCTTAAAATATCTGGTGGAATCTCTTTGGTATATCCAAACATATGCGAAGCATTAACGCCATATGAATAATCTCTTTGTGTTTCAACAACATAATCTA
Protein-coding sequences here:
- the rodA gene encoding rod shape-determining protein RodA → MKIEYKLNDKFDLIIFIPVILLITIGLIAIYSSTANHPTASGNFQKQLFFVVLSLIVFFIVYSLPQQTFKKFTIPAYIFSIFLLLLVLIMGKTVYGSKSWLSFGFIGFQPSEFAKIGTILALSYWLTNNDRDINNIKDIGIALIIGFLPVILILLEPDTGTAIVFAFITLFLIYWSGISLFGLFVVLSPGIVTFMSLFGTVPFVLSLVGVIIALILFRKDIFNSTIVFVINLGASFFFDYAYKLLKPHQQKRIAAFLDPSADPLGSGYNALQAKLAIGSGGLFGKGFMQGNQTQLRFIPEQWTDFIYCVIGEEFGFIGSVIVLTLFLIIFLRLLKLSSLAKDKFGVLIIVGFLCLLFSHFVINIGMNLGLTPVIGLPLPFLSYGGSSLLTNMILLGIVLNIYRNRKLHA
- the mrdA gene encoding penicillin-binding protein 2, with the translated sequence MNDTGFGSVLRARVIFAVIIGFFCISVFQLFNMQILQGKTYTVKANENSIKPIYQVAPRGVFYDRYHRILVGNKPTFTLRIIPAQFKRELSPYIENILGMKPGYIDRILKQTQQYSPYIPRRIAKDVPFNVIAWYEENSDKLPGVDYVVETQRDYSYGVNASHMFGYTKEIPPDILRKKKDEYMMGDEIGFVGLEKTYENFLRGEKGVKYVLVDSRQKIIGNYKNGELDKPAIKGYDLILSIDKDAQMVAESAFVDKRGAVVAIEPSTGEILAFLSSPQYNLADFASVTPNEVWKKLNLDKDKPLFNRATMSIYSPGSTFKMVSALAALEEGIIDTNYRTYCGGGFQFGNRFFKCLHVHGTVDIETSIEKSCNTFYYQLALKIGIEKWSEYAKKLGFGKKTGVDISEESPGIVPTKEFYDKVFGKDRWPKGILVSLGIGQGELSVTPIQLAQYAAILANYGKTAKPHFLKGYVETKTGRYVEIKPEYFDVGISKHTFDIVRRAMYKVVNGAGTATNIRMPDIEIAGKTGTAQNPHGNDHAIFIGFAPYKNPKIAIAVIVENAGFGSVAAAPIARDIIKAYLKKDKFKMEQPRYLSKVSDFRKSKNEN